In Amia ocellicauda isolate fAmiCal2 chromosome 7, fAmiCal2.hap1, whole genome shotgun sequence, one genomic interval encodes:
- the ecsit gene encoding evolutionarily conserved signaling intermediate in Toll pathway, mitochondrial has translation MSRARFLTLAQELGTLVPRARAAALSAAPHRVPTAAFPNTGNARYGPSALRCFHRSSRLAEMKPTCTDGGQSGIETGRSLATPEDLFERLARDSRTKATFNRVLDTFVKRDVRRRGHVEFIYAALSKMPEFGVERDLSVYNKLLDVFPKEVFVPHNFIQRMFNHYPRQQECAVQLLEQMENYGIMPNVETKVLLVQIFGLKGHPVRKYQRLLYWFPRFKNINPYPLPEQLPQDPLDLARLSLARITDNLDAEVTVYQMPYSDVSDAGEEISQPHIVGIQSPQQRSLLARHNPSRPVFVEGPFPLWLRKTCVFYYVLRADPPPPQEQVEEPLDPERSLYYPLVLDLDLDRHLGDDDRFEVDEVAEGPVFAMCMAGSGDQATLFKWISGLQETNPVLGRTPTVFRLESVPREIQSAAEAAVEEEHPRSQGMKQ, from the exons ATGAGCCGCGCACGGTTTCTGACGCTGGCGCAGGAGCTCGGCACCCTGGTGCCCAGAGCCAGGGCGGCTGCTCTGAGTGCAGCTCCACACCGAGTTCCCACAGCAGCCTTCCCCAACACAGGAAACGCACGCTACGGCCCG TCGGCGTTGAGATgtttccacaggagcagcaggtTGGCGGAGATGAAACCCACCTGTACGGACGGCGGGCAATCGGGAATTGAGACGGGCAGATCCCTGGCCACCCCTGAAGACCTGTTCGAGCGGTTGGCCCGGGACTCCAGGACCAAGGCCACGTTCAACCGGGTGCTGGACACGTTCGTGAAGCGGGACGTCCGCCGGCGGGGCCACGTGGAGTTCATCTACGCGGCGCTGAGCAAGATGCCGGAGTTCGGCGTGGAGCGGGACCTGTCCGTCTACAACAAGCTGCTGGACGTCTTCCCCAAAGAGGTGTTCGTGCCGCACAACTTCATCCAGCGCATGTTCAACCACTACCCCCGGCAGCAGGAGTGCGCCGTCCAGCTGCTGGAGCAGATGGAGAACTACG ggaTCATGCCCAACGTGGAGACCAAAGTCCTCCTCGTCCAGATCTTCGGGCTGAAGGGCCACCCCGTACGCAAATACCAGCGCCTCCTGTACTGGTTCCCACGGTTCAAGAACATCAACCCCTACCCGCTCCCAGAGCAGCTCCCGCAGGACCCCCTGGACCTGGCGCGCCTCAGCCTGGCGCGCATAACCGACAACCTGGACGCCGAGGTCACGGTGTACCAG ATGCCCTACAGCGACGTCTCCGACGCGGGAGAAGAAATCTCCCAGCCGCACATCGTAG gcattCAGAGTCCGCAGCAGCGCTCCCTGCTGGCCAGGCACAACCCCAGCCGGCCCGTGTTCGTGGAGGGCCCATTCCCGCTGTGGCTGAGGAAGACCTGCGTGTTTTACTACGTCCTCCGGGCCGACCCCCCGCCGCCCCAGGAACAG GTGGAGGAGCCCCTGGACCCCGAGAGGAGCCTCTACTACCCCCTGGTGCTGGACCTGGACTTGGACCGACACCTGGGGGACGACGACCGCTTCGAGGTGGACGAAG TGGCGGAGGGCCCCGTGTTCGCGATGTGCATGGCGGGCTCCGGGGACCAGGCCACGCTGTTCAAGTGGATCTCCGGCCTCCAGGAAACCAACCCGGTGCTGGGCAGAACCCCCACGGTGTTCCGGCTGGAGTCCGTCCCGCGAGAGATCCAGAGCGCCGCCGAGGCTGCCGTGGAGGAGGAGCACCCCCGCAGCCAGGGCATGAAGCAGTGA
- the fdx2 gene encoding ferredoxin-2, mitochondrial isoform X1 codes for MAASTVVRASVGLTLRIARVNPAGSLPRLARLAGGAHTHPGAAGEERTGRLPGPKRSLHATAGLSHSEDGDGDVEDERGVVNVVYVDRSGKRIPVKARVGDNVLYLAHRHGIDLEEKRTCWTWPPCCRRTPGWAARSSSPPTWRAWSSRCHASRATSTWTDTCPNPTDPGERKGAGGVERRGEAVQTRELGGLERVTERPFTEDAAEPNAEGGDAFFVVVNVLYGVFGFRWAPRGSAGPQGSSVFYSSIERAAGIEDKIRPAASSARAEKRLLWVPCLLQKPTPGTEYISVAHVLHEGPVYAFSLSFTSLVTSFHRDVHSLGPISTARHRPGLGKQPHPRMLLHP; via the exons ATGGCGGCCTCCACAGTGGTGCGGGCGAGCGTGGGGCTGACTTTGAGAATCGCCCGGGTTAATCCGGCGGGGAGCCTCCCACGCCTGGCCAGGCTGGCCGGGGGCGCACACACCCATCCGGGGGCGGCGGGAGAGGAGCGGACCGGGCGCCTCCCGGGCCCGAAACGGAGCCTCCACGCAACGGCCG GCCTGTCTCACAGCGAGGACGGAGACGGAGACGTGGAGGACGAGCGAGGGGT GGTCAACGTGGTGTACGTGGATCGGTCAGGAAAGCGCATCCCGGTGAAGGCCCGGGTGGGAGACAACGTCCTGTACCTGGCACACAGACACGGCATTGATCTGGAGG AGAAGAGGACATGCTGGACCTGGCCCCCCTGCTGCAGGAGAACTCCCGGCTGGGCTGCCAGATCGTCCTCACCCCCGACATGGAGGGCATGGAGCTCACGCTGCCACGCATCACGCGCAACTTCTACGTGGACGGACACGTGCCCAAACCCCACTGACCCGGGCGAGAggaagggggcggggggggtggaACGCCGTGGGGAAGCTGTCCAGACACGGGAACTGGGGGGGTTAGAGCGCGTCACTGAGAGGCCCTTTACCGAGGACGCCGCCGAGCCGAACGCTGAGGGAGGGGATGCATTTTTTGTCGTTGTTAACGTTCTCTATGGCGTGTTCGGCTTCAGATGGGCGCCTCGCGGTTCCGCAGGGCCACAGGGTAGCAGCGTCTTCTATTCGTCTATTGAAAGGGCAGCCGGGATAGAAGATAAAATAAGACCAGCAGCCTCGAGCGCTAGGGCGGAGAAACGGCTGCTGTGGGTCCCGTGTCTGTTACAGAAGCCCACTCCCGGCACAGAATACATTTCAGTCGCACACGTATTACACGAAGGCCCGGTTTATGCTTTTTCCTTGTCTTTTACTTCCCTCGTGACGTCTTTCCACCGCGACGTTCACTCGCTCGGACCGATCTCTACAGCGCGGCATCGTCCCGGTCTCGGAAAACAACCCCACCCCAGGATGCTGCTACACCCTTAA
- the fdx2 gene encoding ferredoxin-2, mitochondrial isoform X2 — protein sequence MAASTVVRASVGLTLRIARVNPAGSLPRLARLAGGAHTHPGAAGEERTGRLPGPKRSLHATAGLSHSEDGDGDVEDERGVVNVVYVDRSGKRIPVKARVGDNVLYLAHRHGIDLEGACEASLACSTCHVYVSSEHCGKLPEPDEREEDMLDLAPLLQENSRLGCQIVLTPDMEGMELTLPRITRNFYVDGHVPKPH from the exons ATGGCGGCCTCCACAGTGGTGCGGGCGAGCGTGGGGCTGACTTTGAGAATCGCCCGGGTTAATCCGGCGGGGAGCCTCCCACGCCTGGCCAGGCTGGCCGGGGGCGCACACACCCATCCGGGGGCGGCGGGAGAGGAGCGGACCGGGCGCCTCCCGGGCCCGAAACGGAGCCTCCACGCAACGGCCG GCCTGTCTCACAGCGAGGACGGAGACGGAGACGTGGAGGACGAGCGAGGGGT GGTCAACGTGGTGTACGTGGATCGGTCAGGAAAGCGCATCCCGGTGAAGGCCCGGGTGGGAGACAACGTCCTGTACCTGGCACACAGACACGGCATTGATCTGGAGG GTGCGTGTGAAGCCTCCCTGGCCTGCTCCACGTGTCACGTGTATGTGAGTTCGGAGCACTGCGGTAAGCTGCCGGAGCCGGACGAGAG AGAAGAGGACATGCTGGACCTGGCCCCCCTGCTGCAGGAGAACTCCCGGCTGGGCTGCCAGATCGTCCTCACCCCCGACATGGAGGGCATGGAGCTCACGCTGCCACGCATCACGCGCAACTTCTACGTGGACGGACACGTGCCCAAACCCCACTGA